The genomic segment CGGTCCAGACTTCGGCCGCCCTCTGCAATGCAACGGCCGCCTGCCCTTCATACTCATTGCGATCGCACAAACCCAGCAAGCAGGAAACGCCGTCGAAGAGCCGGCCAAGGCTCGATGTCTGCAAGTGGGCCTCGGCCGCAGTCCGCCGACCAGCCAGCCATTCTGCTTCATTCGTCTTGATGGACGCGACGCCGCCTGTGACGTGGTTCTTCCAATCATTCCCAAAGGCGGCACGCAGCAGCGCCAGCGCCGGTCGCCATGTCTGAACGGCTGCCAAGTCACCGCCCAGCAAGGGAAACGTAGCGTGGTGACCCACTCGTTGAAACGTCTCCTCCCGGCAGACCAACAGCTCGCATCCCCAGATCGTCCCGTCGCTGCCGAATCCCGCCCCATCGCAAACCAACGCCAGCACCGGCCCGCATACGTCGTGCTCCGCCATGATCGTCATGGCGTGCGCGTGATGATGCTGCACAGCCAGACAAGGCCAACCGAAGCTTCGAGCCAATCGCGTCGATACGTATGACGGATGCGCGTCATGTGCGATCAGCGCCGGTTCAGCACCAGCGCGGTGCAGGGCTGCTTCAACTTGCTGCCGATACCGGCGGTAGTGAGTTGGCTGGGTGAGATTGCCCAAGCCACCGATCAGCTCCGCCCGTGATTCGCGATAGAAACAAATGCTGCCTTTACTCTCGGCACCCAGCGCGAGGACTGGCTCGAACACACGGCGAGCCATGGCGAAGTCGTAAGGTGTTGCTGACCGGTCGTTGGTGGCATGCTTCGCATTGTGGTTGTGAGGCTGGACCAACATGGCGATCGCCTCCGTTGCGCGCTCCCGAAGCGACTCCGGCCTAAACCTGGATCAGGACTTGCGCCAAGATCAACAAGATCGGATTGCAATTCCAATGCCATGCCGGAACGAAACGACCAACGATACGCACCATGCGCCGCGACGCGATGTGGTGCGCAAGATGACGCAGCGGCGATGGAAAATACACATTCACACGCTCAACGGGATCGGATCGAGCCATCCGGCAGATGGAACACGCGAATCAATGCCGTCACTTTGATAATCGATTGCTCGTTCGCAGGAGTTCGCGCCGTGCCGAACCGGACACTGCGAGAACCGCAGGGTGTCGAATTCGCCTTTCCACGGAAATGGCATAAATCCGTTCGCGTAAAACGGGAATCGTCCCGACGCACTGCACGCCGTACTGCTGTTCGATCTCCGTCGCGATAGCCTTCGGACCAAAAAACAGGCCGGAGCCTGCATGCCCGAATGCCTTCATGAGGGCGCTGTCCTCGAACTGCCCGACAATGCGAGGCGTGATGCCGGTGGTCAACATCCATTGATTAAGCATCCGGCGGATCGTACAGGTCTCGGCAGGCATCAGAATCGGCGCGCCGGTAAGGCTCGCAGGAAATCGCGCGCGATACTTTCGTGCCAGCGCCGGTGCTCCAAACACGGCAAGCGGACTCTCGCCCAGAAGATGGCTGAACGCCCGCACGCTCACATTCGGCCCGATCGGTGAATCGCTGATGACCAGATCCAGCTCGTGAATCGCCAGATCGGCGAGCAACTTGTCCGGCTTGCCCTCCCGACAGACAAGTTCGACACCCTCCGGCAGGTGAAGGGCCGGTTCGAGCAGGTGATAGGCGATCAACTTCGGCACGGCGTCGGCCACTCCGACAACAAATCGCTGGGGGCGGTCAACCGGTCGTCCACGAAGCGTTTCGCTCAATTCACGGCCGAGCGTGAAGATCGCGTCCGCATAGCGAAGCGCGATATGCCCGGTCTCGGTGAGTTCCAGCCGGCGGCCGTGGCGGTGAAATAACGGCTGCCCCAGGGAACGCTCAAGCATTCGGATCTGCGCCGAAATGGTCGGCTGGGAAACGTGCAGCTTGCGGCTGGCCGCGAGGATGCTCCCTTCGCGCGCGACCATCCAGAAGTAATAGAGGTGGTGGTAATTGGGGTAGATCATGCCGGGATTATATAGAAAAAAAGTATATGTCACTGCATCGATTCCTATTTTTCTTTCTTACGGGCGGTTGCTATGTTTACCAGACGGGCGGGGCAGGGTCGCTGCGCCGATCATGGAGAAGAACGATGCGGGTGTCCCTCAAAATCGCCGAGCCGATCAAAACCGCCAACTTGAGTGATTCGCTCGCGCGGCGAATTCGACTGGCCCTGGGTCGATTCGAGGCCCTGATCGAACGAACACATGTTTTCCTGGACCACGAAGCGAATTCGGGCAACCGACGGAATTGCCGTTGCCGCTTGAAAATATCTCTTCGTTCCGCCCAGGGCTTTTTTATCGAGATTCGGGATCCCGATGCGGAGTCCGCCGTCCGGCGGGCCATCGATCGCGCTGCCTGGCTGGTTCGCGAACACGTGGAGGAGAGAACGCGTGATTTCTGACCGGAATCGTTCATGGACCGCTTCCCCGGGGCACGACAACGGCTCAGCGGTCGTCGCCGCTGCCGGTCGTACCCCCCACTTGCACGAACCGCCGCTCACCGGCGTCCCGCCCTTTCGTCGCCTGATTCGCCTCTTCGCGAACGACCGGCGCGACATCGGCCTGGTTCTCCTCTTCTCCGTGATCGTCGGTATCCTGACGCTTGCCACGCCCATCACCGTACAGGCGCTGGTCAACTTCGTTTCGTTCGGCGGGCTGATCCAGCCGCTCGTCGTGTTGGGAATACTCTTGTTCGGATTTCTGGCACTGGCCGGCACGATTCGGGTGGTGCAGGCGTTCGTCATCGAAATTCTGCAACGTCGGCTGTTCGTGCGCGTCCTTGCGGATTTGTCCCTGCGGCTGCCGCGCGTAACCGCGGAATGCTTTGACCGGGGCAACGGACCCGAGCTGGTCAACCGCTTTTTCGACATCGTTACCGTCCAAAAGGTCGCCGCGATGCTTCTGCTCGACGGCGCCTCGGTGCTGCTTCAGATTTTCGTGGGGCTGGTGATCCTCGCGTTTTACCATCCTTTCCTGCTCGCCTTCGATGTCCTCCTGATTCTGTCCATCATCTTTGTCATGCTCGCACTGGGGCGCGGCGCCGTCCGGACAGCCATTGCCGAATCCCGTGCGAAATACGCCGTCGTGGCGGCACTGGAGGAAATGGCCCGCTATCCGATTGTGTTCAAGCTGGCGGGCGCCTCCGATTTCGCGCGCGAACGCGCCGACGCGCTGGCCGTTGATTACGTCGAATGCCGCCGAACGCATTTTTCCATCGTGCTCCGACAGACCATCGGCTTCCTGGCGACGCAGGTTTTCGCCGCCACCACGCTCCTCACCCTCGGCGGGTTTCTCGTGATCGATGGGCAACTCACCTTGGGGCAGCTGGTGGCGGCCGAGTTGATCGTCTCCGGCGTTCTGGCGTCACTCGCGAAGTTCGGCAAGACACTCGAAAGCGTGTACGACCTGCTCGCGGCCGTTGACAAACTCGGTCAGCTCTTCGACCTGCCGCTAGAGCGCGATGACGGCGTTGCCATGCAGCCCGTGCGTGACGGCGCCAGGCTCGAGCTTCGCGGCGTGATGTATGCCTTTCCCGAGCAGCCGCCCGTTATCCACGATTTCTCGCTGTCCGTCGCGCCGCGCGAACATGTCTGCATTGTGGGGCGCCACGGCTCCGGAAAAAGCCTCCTGGCGGACATGCTGATTGGTCTGCGCCGTCCGACAGCCGGGACCATCGCACTGGACGGAGCGGACCTGCGGGAAATCAGCCTCGCCAGCCTGCGCGAACACGTCGCACTGGTCCGCGGCACCGAGATCGTCGAAGGGACCGTGGAAGAAAACGTCCGCATGAGCCGTCGCGACATTCCGGCAGAAGTCGTCCGAGATGCGCTCCAGCGCGTGGGAATTCTTGAGCGCATTCGAGAACTGCCCGACGGTCTTCGCACCCATCTGGCGCCGACCGGCGCGCCGCTTTCTCCTGGTCAGGCTGGTCGGCTCATGGTGGCCCGTGCGATGATTGGTCGCCCGCAAGTGCTTGTCCTTGACGATTTGCTGGATGATTTGGACGAAGAGGCCCGTGAGCACGTGCTCAATGCCGTGATGGCGCCCGATGCATCGTGGTCGGTTTTGATTCTCGGCAGCCATGAGATCGGCCGGTCGCGCGGCGCACGCATCGTGCGACTGGATCGGGACCCGGAGCCGGCGAACGGTGGCGCCGTACGTCCACGGGCGACGGTCACGACCTAGAGGGAACAAATCGGAATGAAGGCAACACATTCACACGCTTCTTCGGGAACGATCCAGCCGCACTTTGCGGTCATGTCGATGGTTGCGCGTCCGCGTTGGCTCGGTCGGGTTGCATGGTGCATCGCGCTGTCGTGCGGGGGTGTCCCCGTTGCAATGCTGTTCGTTCCTTGGCAGCAAAATATCAAAGCAGCGGGGCGCGTGCTGGCTTTTGCGCCGCTGGAGCGCGAGCAGGCGATCAAGGCCCCCCTCGGCGGACGAGTCGTGCGTTGGCGCGTGCAGGAAGGATCACGCGTCTTAGCCGGTGATCCTCTGGTTGAAATCTCCGACATCGACCCCGAGTTGATTTCTCGCCTGCAACAAGAACGCAACGCCACGCAAGGCAAGTATGAAGCGGCGGTTGAAAAAGTACGCTCCTACGAGCAACAAGTCGCCAACCTCGTCGCCACGCGGGATTTGGCCGTTACGGCGGCCATGCACCGGCTGGAAATGACGCGCGAAAAGGTACGTGCTTCCTCCGCCGCGCTCGAGGCGGCGCAGGCCGCGCTCAAGGCGGCCGAGGCGCAGTTCAATCGGTACCGCGCGCTCCTCGACGACGGCTTGGTGTCCCGCCGTGATTATGAAGTGGCCGAACGCGACTTTGAATTAGCGCGAACGAGTGTTCAAAGCGCCGAAGCCTCGCTCAAAGCCACACAAAACGAACAACAGGCCATGGAAGCCGAGTTGGAGCGTATTCGCACCGAGGCAGACTCTCGAATTGACTCTGCCCGCGCCACCATGAACGAAGCACAGGGGCAGGTCCAGGAGACCCTCGCGAGCCTCGCCAAGCTCGACGTGGCCATTTCCCGACAGCAATCCCAACTTGTCACCGCGCCGCGCGATGGATACGTCTTTCGACTCCATGCCAGTCAGGACGGTGAAATCGTCAAGGCCGGCGACTCGCTGATGGTCCTCGTCCCGCAAACCGACAACCCCTCGGTCGAGCTTTGGATCGACGGCAACGATGCACCACTTGTGCGCCAGGGAAGCCCCGTTCGCCTTCAATTTGAAGGCTGGCCCGCCGTTCAATTCGTCGGCTGGCCTTCGGTCGCGGTCGGCACATTCGGCGGACGGGTCGCGCTGATCGACTCGACCGACAATGGCAAAGGTCAATTCCGCGTCCTGGTCGTTCCCGATCCGGCGGACGATCCATGGCCGGATAGCCGATACCTTCGACAGGGTGTTCGCGCAAAGGGCTGGGTGCTGCTGAACCGGGTCACGGTAGGATACGAAGTCTGGCGCCAGATCAACGGATTTCCCCCCGTCATTGCGCCATCGGAGCCTGCGCCGGGAGACGGAAAGGCCGAGGAATCGTCGAAGAAATGACCGCCGCAGTTCCCTGCTTGCACGGCCGACGCACTCCCGCCCCTCGCACGCCGTGGGTTTCTGCTGCGCCGCCGACCTGCCGAATCCCCTCACTGCTGCTTTGGATCGCCGTTGCCGCGATCCCGGGCTGCTCGGCGTGGCAGGGTCGGTTGGATCCGCAGTTCGAAGACCAGGTGAATCGTCGCCTGCAAGGCATCGAACAAGCCCGGTTGGACAAGCAGTCAATCCGGCCGCCGCAGGATATTGAATCCGGCTTGGCGAGTTTGAAAGACGTGGCAAGAACCGAGACGCCTTCCACTGCGCCGGCTTCGCTAGACTTGCCGATCGACCTGGCTCGCAGATCCGTGCTGGAAAACAACCTTGATCTGTCTGTTGTGGCCATCGAGCCGGACAAGGCGCGGACTCGCATCAGCGAAGAAGAGGCAAAGTTCGACGCGACGATTCGCCTAGGGGCCTCCTACAAAAAGCAGAACCCGCCCGCGCTCGACGGCGACTTCGTGCAGTTCACCGAAAAGAAAACCGCACTGGACCAACTCATCAAGCGGTATGAAGCCGGTCGGTCGTTCGTTGATACGATGCAACAACTGGCCGAGGGCAAAACACCGAAGGCTGACAAGGTCGGCGGGTTCGACGGCGGGATCGCTAAATTGACGACCATCGAGCAGACCAAAGAATCCATCAACGCCGAACTGGGCCTGAATGTGCCGCTACCGACTGGAGGAAGGGTAGGCCTGACCCAATTCCTTGACCGCCAGAACAAACTCTCTCCGTTTTCTTCGGATCAATCG from the Planctomycetia bacterium genome contains:
- a CDS encoding carbamoyltransferase HypF; its protein translation is MLVQPHNHNAKHATNDRSATPYDFAMARRVFEPVLALGAESKGSICFYRESRAELIGGLGNLTQPTHYRRYRQQVEAALHRAGAEPALIAHDAHPSYVSTRLARSFGWPCLAVQHHHAHAMTIMAEHDVCGPVLALVCDGAGFGSDGTIWGCELLVCREETFQRVGHHATFPLLGGDLAAVQTWRPALALLRAAFGNDWKNHVTGGVASIKTNEAEWLAGRRTAAEAHLQTSSLGRLFDGVSCLLGLCDRNEYEGQAAVALQRAAEVWTGAPYAYETLVDVRGVRMSLIPCVRALVADAQQRRSVAEIAGRFHETVARMLTSAAQIMVDRTGIRLIVLSGGCFVNELLRERVIAQLAGLGLDVLTPRRTSFGDDSLALGQAVIGAAWLASQRRVDGPTPARIPL
- a CDS encoding LysR family transcriptional regulator, with product MIYPNYHHLYYFWMVAREGSILAASRKLHVSQPTISAQIRMLERSLGQPLFHRHGRRLELTETGHIALRYADAIFTLGRELSETLRGRPVDRPQRFVVGVADAVPKLIAYHLLEPALHLPEGVELVCREGKPDKLLADLAIHELDLVISDSPIGPNVSVRAFSHLLGESPLAVFGAPALARKYRARFPASLTGAPILMPAETCTIRRMLNQWMLTTGITPRIVGQFEDSALMKAFGHAGSGLFFGPKAIATEIEQQYGVQCVGTIPVLRERIYAISVERRIRHPAVLAVSGSARRELLRTSNRLSK
- a CDS encoding ATP-binding cassette domain-containing protein, which gives rise to MRSPPSGGPSIALPGWFANTWRRERVISDRNRSWTASPGHDNGSAVVAAAGRTPHLHEPPLTGVPPFRRLIRLFANDRRDIGLVLLFSVIVGILTLATPITVQALVNFVSFGGLIQPLVVLGILLFGFLALAGTIRVVQAFVIEILQRRLFVRVLADLSLRLPRVTAECFDRGNGPELVNRFFDIVTVQKVAAMLLLDGASVLLQIFVGLVILAFYHPFLLAFDVLLILSIIFVMLALGRGAVRTAIAESRAKYAVVAALEEMARYPIVFKLAGASDFARERADALAVDYVECRRTHFSIVLRQTIGFLATQVFAATTLLTLGGFLVIDGQLTLGQLVAAELIVSGVLASLAKFGKTLESVYDLLAAVDKLGQLFDLPLERDDGVAMQPVRDGARLELRGVMYAFPEQPPVIHDFSLSVAPREHVCIVGRHGSGKSLLADMLIGLRRPTAGTIALDGADLREISLASLREHVALVRGTEIVEGTVEENVRMSRRDIPAEVVRDALQRVGILERIRELPDGLRTHLAPTGAPLSPGQAGRLMVARAMIGRPQVLVLDDLLDDLDEEAREHVLNAVMAPDASWSVLILGSHEIGRSRGARIVRLDRDPEPANGGAVRPRATVTT
- a CDS encoding HlyD family efflux transporter periplasmic adaptor subunit — translated: MLFVPWQQNIKAAGRVLAFAPLEREQAIKAPLGGRVVRWRVQEGSRVLAGDPLVEISDIDPELISRLQQERNATQGKYEAAVEKVRSYEQQVANLVATRDLAVTAAMHRLEMTREKVRASSAALEAAQAALKAAEAQFNRYRALLDDGLVSRRDYEVAERDFELARTSVQSAEASLKATQNEQQAMEAELERIRTEADSRIDSARATMNEAQGQVQETLASLAKLDVAISRQQSQLVTAPRDGYVFRLHASQDGEIVKAGDSLMVLVPQTDNPSVELWIDGNDAPLVRQGSPVRLQFEGWPAVQFVGWPSVAVGTFGGRVALIDSTDNGKGQFRVLVVPDPADDPWPDSRYLRQGVRAKGWVLLNRVTVGYEVWRQINGFPPVIAPSEPAPGDGKAEESSKK